A genome region from Baekduia alba includes the following:
- a CDS encoding aspartate aminotransferase family protein, producing the protein MAANADTVTIDRARIAELTERETERLNEATKGSGETFRRASEHLASGVASSYQVREPWPIYLERGDGPKVWDVDGNEMWDFHNGFGSMVQGHAHTAIGKALADRYALGTHFAAPTEDAIVVGNELAARWGLPKWRYTNSGSESTMDAIRIARAATGRDDVLKIFGSYHGHHDTVMVSIGVEYDKIGDHDHPVSLAYGGGIPQSTVDHVFAVHFNDAESMERRIVELDQDGRKPACVIMEPAMMNLGVVLPEDGYLEAVRAITAKHGIVLIFDEVKTGLTVAAGGATEKYGVLPDMVTLAKALGGGLPTGAIGMNEEMARVVEDGTVYQVGTYNGNPLGMAATRANLLEILTPEGYQHLDHLNDRLLGGCEGVIEKYNLPGYAVGIGSKGCVTFATTKIIDYETFKAQQDAALAELAWLYNMNRGIFMTPGREEEWTLSVTHTDESVDAYIGVFDEMAKDLTA; encoded by the coding sequence ATGGCTGCCAACGCTGACACCGTCACGATCGACCGCGCCCGGATCGCCGAGCTGACCGAGCGTGAGACCGAGCGCCTCAACGAGGCCACCAAGGGCAGCGGTGAGACGTTCCGCCGCGCCAGCGAGCACCTCGCGTCGGGGGTCGCCTCCAGCTACCAGGTCCGGGAGCCGTGGCCGATCTACCTGGAGCGCGGCGACGGTCCGAAGGTCTGGGACGTCGACGGCAACGAGATGTGGGACTTCCACAACGGCTTCGGCTCGATGGTGCAGGGCCACGCGCACACGGCCATCGGCAAGGCGCTGGCCGACCGCTACGCGCTGGGCACCCACTTCGCCGCGCCGACCGAGGACGCGATCGTCGTCGGCAACGAGCTCGCCGCGCGCTGGGGCCTGCCGAAGTGGCGCTACACGAACTCCGGCTCGGAGTCGACGATGGACGCGATCCGGATCGCGCGCGCCGCGACCGGCCGCGACGACGTCCTGAAGATCTTCGGCAGCTACCACGGCCACCACGACACCGTCATGGTGTCGATCGGCGTCGAGTACGACAAGATCGGCGACCACGACCACCCGGTCTCGCTGGCCTACGGCGGCGGCATCCCGCAGTCGACCGTCGACCACGTCTTCGCCGTGCACTTCAACGACGCCGAGTCGATGGAGCGCCGCATCGTCGAGCTCGACCAGGACGGCCGCAAGCCCGCCTGCGTGATCATGGAGCCGGCGATGATGAACCTCGGCGTCGTCCTTCCGGAGGACGGCTACCTCGAGGCCGTCCGCGCGATCACGGCCAAGCACGGCATCGTGCTGATCTTCGACGAGGTCAAGACCGGCCTGACCGTCGCCGCCGGCGGCGCCACCGAGAAGTACGGCGTCCTGCCCGACATGGTCACGCTGGCCAAGGCGCTCGGCGGCGGCCTGCCGACCGGCGCGATCGGCATGAACGAGGAGATGGCCAGGGTCGTCGAGGACGGAACCGTCTACCAGGTGGGCACCTACAACGGGAACCCGCTCGGCATGGCCGCGACGCGCGCCAACCTGCTCGAGATCCTCACGCCCGAGGGCTACCAGCACCTCGACCACCTCAACGACCGCCTGCTCGGCGGCTGCGAGGGCGTCATCGAGAAGTACAACCTGCCCGGCTACGCCGTCGGCATCGGCTCCAAGGGCTGCGTCACGTTCGCGACGACCAAGATCATCGACTACGAGACGTTCAAGGCCCAGCAGGACGCCGCGCTCGCCGAGCTGGCCTGGTTGTACAACATGAACCGCGGCATCTTCATGACGCCAGGCCGCGAGGAGGAGTGGACGCTGTCGGTCACGCACACCGACGAATCGGTCGATGCGTACATCGGTGTGTTCGATGAGATGGCAAAGGACCTCACCGCGTAG
- a CDS encoding VLRF1 family aeRF1-type release factor — protein sequence MAELARTPWRVDAPDDATLHALARPAERRPTVSIYLQTDPRVVANTAQTPAWLVVARNGLRDVTAALDANEDRDARLRWRALRAEVEAELDGLSHANRGRSLVWFLDLDGTLDERYVLQVAVRDSLVAFAEQPVIAPLVELLDHSRPVGIVLVSGERVRLVHWAHGHFDEAGEEVFDLDGDGWKPYRGPASGRGGRSGTTHVEQVEDRLEEHRERFFATAAEATAQRLQQRGWERVVVAAERATAHRFRHHLPPAVAERVVAELPLNAVDAHETEIAQRLEPAIEDLHRRQALAAVDALQADGPQAAVGPAAVLSALALGQVDHLVLDPYHRPAESPLSEIAEQLMRGDRFQRVPERAVEAAVAADAKVTTLEAGASPALQAADGMLAGLRW from the coding sequence ATGGCCGAGCTCGCCCGCACCCCCTGGCGCGTCGATGCCCCCGACGACGCGACCCTGCACGCCCTCGCGCGACCGGCCGAGCGCCGGCCGACCGTCAGCATCTACCTCCAGACCGACCCGCGGGTCGTGGCCAACACGGCGCAGACCCCGGCGTGGCTCGTCGTCGCCCGCAACGGGCTGCGCGACGTGACGGCCGCGCTGGACGCGAACGAGGACCGCGACGCGCGCCTGCGCTGGCGCGCCCTGCGCGCCGAGGTCGAGGCCGAGCTCGACGGCCTCAGCCACGCCAACCGCGGCCGCAGCCTCGTGTGGTTCCTCGACCTCGACGGCACGCTCGACGAGCGCTACGTGCTCCAGGTCGCCGTGCGCGACTCGCTCGTCGCCTTCGCCGAGCAGCCGGTGATCGCGCCGCTGGTCGAGCTGCTCGACCACTCCCGGCCGGTCGGCATCGTCCTGGTCTCCGGCGAGCGCGTCCGCCTCGTCCACTGGGCGCACGGCCACTTCGACGAGGCCGGCGAGGAGGTCTTCGACCTCGACGGCGACGGCTGGAAGCCCTACCGCGGGCCAGCGTCGGGGCGCGGCGGCCGCAGCGGGACGACCCACGTCGAGCAGGTCGAGGACCGCCTCGAAGAGCACCGCGAGCGCTTCTTCGCGACGGCCGCCGAGGCCACCGCCCAGCGCCTCCAGCAACGCGGGTGGGAGCGGGTGGTCGTCGCCGCCGAGCGCGCGACCGCGCACCGCTTCCGCCACCACCTGCCGCCCGCGGTCGCCGAGCGCGTCGTCGCCGAGCTGCCGCTCAACGCCGTCGACGCCCACGAGACCGAGATCGCCCAGCGGCTGGAGCCGGCGATCGAGGACCTCCACCGCCGCCAGGCGCTCGCGGCCGTCGACGCGCTGCAGGCCGACGGCCCGCAGGCCGCGGTCGGCCCCGCGGCCGTGCTGTCGGCGCTGGCGCTGGGCCAGGTCGATCACCTCGTGCTCGACCCGTACCACCGGCCGGCGGAGTCGCCGCTCTCGGAGATCGCGGAGCAGCTGATGCGCGGCGACCGCTTCCAGCGCGTGCCCGAGCGCGCCGTGGAGGCGGCCGTCGCCGCCGACGCGAAGGTCACCACCCTGGAGGCCGGCGCGTCGCCGGCGCTCCAGGCGGCCGACGGGATGCTCGCCGGCCTTCGGTGGTGA
- a CDS encoding ABC transporter ATP-binding protein, translating to MTGDALLELRSVSVRRGRRTVLADVDLALHRGDAMHLTGANGSGKTSLLRTAVGLAPPRRGAVRRTGRCAFVPEQLRLAPALRGAEWLEAMRRLHGAPPVDWRAEAAATGLDPAVLHAPSATLSKGMLQRLALLDAVHCRADVLVLDEPFTGLDAGARDWLAARLGDRLAAGGAAVLLTDHDGAMRGRLAPTATVHLADGRAAPDAPPAERRATVRVVASHADGRRAAQDVPADAVDARLRALLDEGWHIERVAP from the coding sequence GTGACCGGCGACGCCCTGCTCGAACTGCGGTCGGTGAGCGTCCGGCGTGGCCGCCGGACGGTCCTGGCCGACGTCGACCTCGCGCTGCACCGCGGCGACGCCATGCACCTCACCGGCGCCAACGGCTCGGGCAAGACGAGCCTGCTGCGCACGGCCGTCGGGCTCGCGCCGCCGCGCCGCGGCGCGGTCCGGCGCACCGGCCGCTGCGCGTTCGTCCCGGAGCAGCTGCGCCTCGCGCCCGCCCTGCGCGGCGCGGAGTGGCTGGAGGCGATGCGGCGCCTGCACGGCGCGCCGCCGGTCGACTGGCGCGCCGAGGCGGCGGCGACCGGGCTGGACCCGGCGGTCCTCCACGCGCCCAGCGCGACGTTGAGCAAGGGCATGCTCCAGCGCCTCGCGCTGCTCGACGCCGTCCACTGCCGCGCCGACGTGCTCGTGCTCGACGAGCCGTTCACCGGCCTGGACGCCGGCGCCCGCGACTGGCTCGCCGCGCGCCTGGGCGACCGTTTGGCGGCCGGCGGCGCCGCCGTGCTCCTCACCGACCACGACGGGGCGATGCGCGGCCGCCTGGCGCCGACCGCGACCGTGCACCTCGCCGACGGGCGCGCCGCCCCGGACGCCCCGCCCGCGGAGCGGCGCGCCACCGTCCGCGTCGTCGCGTCCCACGCCGACGGCCGCCGCGCCGCGCAGGACGTCCCCGCCGACGCCGTCGACGCCCGACTCCGCGCGCTGCTCGACGAGGGCTGGCACATCGAGCGGGTGGCGCCGTGA
- a CDS encoding helix-turn-helix transcriptional regulator: MSRPATRLLGFLELLEARPAVTGAEAARALGVDVRTVRRYVDALHELGIPVDGQRGAGGGYRLRPGYRMAPLMLGDDEATAVVAGLVATEGLGLVGAEPALAKVRRVLPAALRRRAEALEGALAFADRAGVSAVPPVGETLLVLADAARRHRRVAATYAPASGGARRRELDPFGVVVHGGRWYVSARDAESGETRTFRVDRCADVVLGAVVDPPPPGFDVVATVARSLARVPYAWAVEVRLRAPAARVRERIPATIAELTPDGDDACVLRMRSDSLRWVAEVLASLGCAFTIMLPDELRSEVRAVAALLVDSAGG; the protein is encoded by the coding sequence ATGTCGCGCCCGGCCACGCGGTTGTTGGGGTTCTTGGAGCTGCTCGAGGCGCGGCCCGCGGTGACCGGCGCCGAGGCCGCGCGCGCGTTGGGCGTGGACGTCCGGACCGTGCGCCGCTACGTCGACGCGCTGCACGAGCTCGGGATCCCGGTCGACGGCCAGCGCGGCGCCGGCGGCGGCTACCGCCTGCGGCCGGGCTACCGGATGGCGCCGTTGATGCTCGGCGACGACGAGGCGACCGCGGTCGTCGCGGGCCTCGTCGCGACGGAGGGCCTCGGGCTCGTGGGGGCCGAGCCCGCGCTGGCGAAGGTCCGGCGGGTGCTGCCCGCGGCGCTGCGCCGGCGCGCCGAGGCGCTGGAGGGCGCGCTGGCCTTCGCCGACCGCGCGGGCGTCTCCGCGGTCCCGCCGGTAGGCGAGACCCTGCTGGTGCTGGCCGACGCGGCGCGCCGGCACCGGCGGGTGGCGGCGACCTACGCGCCCGCGTCGGGCGGCGCGCGGCGGCGCGAGCTCGACCCGTTCGGCGTCGTCGTGCACGGCGGCCGCTGGTACGTCAGCGCGCGCGACGCCGAGAGCGGGGAGACGCGGACGTTCCGCGTGGACCGCTGCGCCGACGTCGTGCTCGGCGCCGTGGTCGACCCGCCGCCGCCCGGCTTCGACGTCGTCGCCACCGTCGCGCGGTCGCTCGCCCGCGTCCCCTACGCGTGGGCCGTCGAGGTCCGGCTGCGCGCGCCCGCCGCCCGCGTCCGCGAGCGGATCCCGGCCACGATCGCCGAGCTGACGCCCGACGGCGACGACGCCTGCGTGCTGCGGATGCGCTCCGACTCGCTGCGCTGGGTCGCCGAGGTGCTCGCCTCGCTGGGCTGCGCGTTCACCATCATGTTGCCCGACGAGCTGCGCTCGGAGGTGCGCGCGGTCGCGGCGCTGCTGGTCGACTCGGCCGGCGGCTAG
- a CDS encoding acyl-CoA synthetase, which translates to MANFAVDVVEAADPEALALVELDRAGTRREHRFGAVAQAARTMAAHLDRHGVRRGDVVLTLAGNQPDWVVAMVACFRQGYVVLPCTEQLRAKDLMLRLAVARPAAVIADGRNAEVLEQAGWDGPTIWGPGVMDWPAPAAGAVPDPADLDALDPCLITFTSGTAGEPKAVLHGQRYLDGQRLQAEHWLAARPGDLVWCTAASGWSKSARNVFIAPWLRGAAALLHDARFDPAERLDLLERERVNVLCMAPTEYRVIAKRVALRRFADLRALVAAGEALNPEVLEVWRAATGLEIRDGYGQTETGQMTGNLEGAPARAGSMGRALPGVKLWIDDGELVADPATVPTFFLGYLGDAAPAGAGDGPWRTGDRVVMDPDGYLFFEGRTDDVIISAGYRIGPFEVESALIAHAAVAEAAVVAAPDDERGSVVRAIVVLRDGHAPSDTLARELQDHVKDLTAPYKYPRIVDFADDLPKTSSGKIRRAQLRGG; encoded by the coding sequence ATGGCGAACTTCGCTGTGGACGTCGTGGAAGCCGCCGACCCGGAGGCGCTGGCGCTGGTCGAGCTCGACCGGGCCGGCACGCGGCGCGAGCACCGGTTCGGCGCGGTCGCGCAGGCCGCGCGGACGATGGCCGCGCACCTGGACCGCCACGGCGTGCGGCGCGGTGACGTCGTCCTGACGCTCGCCGGCAACCAGCCGGACTGGGTCGTCGCGATGGTCGCGTGCTTCCGCCAGGGCTACGTCGTCCTGCCGTGCACCGAGCAGCTGCGGGCCAAGGACCTCATGTTGCGCCTGGCGGTCGCCCGGCCGGCCGCGGTGATCGCCGACGGGCGCAACGCGGAGGTGCTGGAGCAGGCCGGCTGGGACGGGCCGACGATCTGGGGCCCGGGCGTCATGGACTGGCCGGCGCCCGCCGCCGGCGCGGTGCCGGACCCCGCGGACCTGGACGCGCTCGACCCCTGCCTGATCACGTTCACCAGCGGCACGGCCGGCGAGCCCAAGGCCGTCCTGCACGGCCAGCGCTACCTCGACGGGCAGCGGCTCCAGGCCGAGCACTGGCTGGCCGCGCGGCCCGGCGACCTCGTGTGGTGCACGGCCGCGAGCGGCTGGAGCAAGTCGGCGCGCAACGTCTTCATCGCGCCGTGGCTGCGCGGCGCGGCGGCGCTGCTGCACGACGCGCGCTTCGACCCGGCCGAGCGCCTCGACCTCCTCGAGCGCGAGCGCGTCAACGTCCTGTGCATGGCGCCGACCGAGTACCGCGTCATCGCCAAGCGCGTCGCGCTGCGGCGCTTCGCCGACCTGCGGGCGCTCGTCGCCGCCGGCGAGGCGCTCAACCCGGAGGTGCTGGAGGTGTGGCGCGCGGCGACCGGGCTGGAGATCCGCGACGGCTACGGCCAGACCGAGACCGGGCAGATGACCGGGAACCTCGAGGGCGCGCCGGCGCGCGCCGGGTCGATGGGCCGCGCGCTGCCGGGCGTGAAGCTGTGGATCGACGACGGCGAGCTGGTCGCCGACCCCGCCACGGTCCCGACGTTCTTCCTGGGGTACTTGGGCGACGCGGCGCCGGCGGGCGCCGGCGACGGGCCGTGGCGCACCGGCGACCGCGTGGTGATGGACCCCGACGGCTACCTGTTCTTCGAGGGCCGCACCGACGACGTCATCATCTCGGCCGGTTACCGCATCGGCCCCTTCGAGGTCGAGTCTGCGCTGATCGCCCACGCCGCCGTCGCCGAGGCCGCGGTCGTCGCCGCGCCCGACGACGAGCGCGGCTCGGTCGTCCGGGCGATCGTCGTCCTGCGCGACGGCCACGCGCCCTCCGACACGCTCGCGCGCGAGCTGCAAGACCATGTGAAGGACTTGACCGCGCCCTACAAGTACCCGCGGATCGTCGACTTCGCCGACGACCTGCCCAAGACGTCGAGCGGCAAGATCCGCCGCGCCCAGCTGCGCGGCGGCTAG
- a CDS encoding dipeptidase, with protein sequence MIADLHIHYPMRVLEDVSTATTDEAIQGLFIGLLGKVLSDRTPTSGYRVTVDGLRAGGVGVALSVLYRPLEEMDLSKRYAAPPDSDYFGLLVRDLQRVEAEVRRHDEDVIRLAHDVGELEEALATGATAIVHAVEGGFHLGDSPDHIAANVAELAARGVAYITVAHLFFRQIAANAPALPFLEDDKTYNELFPQPPGVGLTALGEAAVRAMMANGILVDLSHMRSDSVLETLDLMDAVDPDRTVPVLSSHAGFRFGAQDYMLTEPMLERIRDRNGVVGLILAQYQLNDGLVAGHTTTFEQTKDIIYRHVDKIAQVTGGYDHLALGSDLDGFIKPTATGLESAGDLAKLDALLRERYDGDDVDKIVSGNAVRVLRAGWGTRAV encoded by the coding sequence ATGATCGCCGACCTCCACATCCATTACCCCATGCGCGTCCTGGAGGACGTCTCGACCGCGACGACCGACGAGGCGATCCAGGGGTTGTTCATCGGGTTGCTCGGCAAGGTGCTCAGCGACCGGACGCCGACGTCGGGCTACCGCGTGACGGTCGACGGCCTGCGCGCGGGCGGCGTCGGGGTCGCGCTGTCGGTGCTCTACCGGCCGCTGGAGGAGATGGACCTGTCCAAGCGCTACGCCGCGCCGCCGGACTCCGACTACTTCGGGCTGCTCGTGAGGGACCTCCAGCGCGTCGAGGCCGAGGTGCGCCGCCACGACGAGGACGTCATCCGCCTCGCCCACGACGTCGGCGAGCTGGAGGAGGCGCTGGCGACGGGCGCGACCGCGATCGTCCACGCCGTCGAGGGCGGCTTCCACCTCGGCGACTCGCCCGACCACATCGCGGCGAACGTCGCGGAGCTGGCCGCGCGCGGCGTGGCCTACATCACCGTCGCGCACCTCTTCTTCCGCCAGATCGCGGCCAACGCGCCGGCGCTTCCGTTCCTCGAGGACGACAAGACCTACAACGAGCTCTTCCCGCAGCCGCCGGGCGTCGGGTTGACCGCGCTCGGCGAGGCCGCGGTCCGGGCGATGATGGCCAACGGGATCCTGGTCGACCTGTCGCACATGCGCAGCGACAGCGTGCTGGAGACGCTCGACCTGATGGACGCCGTGGACCCGGACCGGACCGTCCCGGTGCTCTCCTCGCACGCGGGCTTCCGCTTCGGCGCGCAGGACTACATGTTGACCGAGCCGATGCTGGAGCGCATCCGCGACCGCAACGGCGTCGTCGGCCTGATCCTCGCGCAGTATCAGCTCAACGACGGGCTGGTCGCGGGCCACACCACGACCTTCGAGCAGACCAAGGACATCATCTACCGCCACGTCGACAAGATCGCCCAGGTGACCGGCGGCTACGACCACCTCGCGCTCGGCTCCGACCTCGACGGCTTCATCAAGCCGACCGCGACCGGCCTGGAGTCCGCCGGCGACCTCGCCAAGCTCGACGCGCTCCTGCGCGAGCGCTACGACGGAGACGACGTCGACAAGATCGTCTCGGGCAACGCCGTGCGCGTGCTGCGCGCCGGCTGGGGGACCAGGGCGGTCTAG
- a CDS encoding PAS domain-containing protein, with protein sequence MTEGSSPNPGSGASQRLGPLADTLLEATLPACVRDAAGRYVAVNPAFADLVGLEASRLVGKTDNALQPADVAHRVAELDALVLEAHGHLDARETVLARDGRRAMRACRFPVYDGDEPWAICVVMAPGDDMATGRQQRERLQASVGQVATAGLSAPAEELLAEREARATADAEAFAAREALAVEREARLEAEIAQRTAAEQLERAAAELDALRVEAERAAAEREDAATRVDELSAQLASVNDHSSSLDTELADARERADGAEARLAEATARYDDLAHELNTAEERAALLSSELENARTGDADLQRQVAELGGRCEALQGELQAAASRRDALDAELAGLREGRGGVEAQLAEAAARRDELEAELAEVRASRKELKGRARDAEAEVERLRGEVDARGEALAHAEAALAAAPTGADPEALADLTADRDALRAEVHELAAARDEAVTGRDGFAEELTTLHAAHDDVKRLLDQTIGSREELVAELNGLRERHDAAARELEQERGRAEWLGSELTAAQDAARAAQEATASADARREDLERALGSANDRTETLLRELEEARSAVADGERLTLALDAEREKSAAAESAVVDARERAESLGRELAAAQDALAAADARLAAERERVDALAEEADARVAAERERAASLEEEALAVAAGGEAAVEELTREREARRTAELERDRVRDAHARTREALDHHRTAAEEAGVRLAELEGVRAEADQRLAAADAAREELLARAHAAESDRGDAGEALRAAEAARDEAVARAEALAADVEAAAHARDEAVARREAAEHTRSQAIEALQAAEAQRDAARAAADAGEAEAVAVAHAAREQAEAALWDLHAERDALADRLSAAETALAATSATAEDLSAITAQRDALAEQVAQAEAAHAERVAAAEARAADAQATLAAQADRLAAAEAAVAETRARADSTESVLEHADARVAAAEARARDAEAALAQASDVAGRSDAQVAHALGQAQAAEAARLEAVADLGAAHAVAEQAGARAAAAEAQRDEATAHAVAAFNERDRALAARDEAIALRDRAATGADERLDDAVARADLADATAAEARRRAEVADLRADDAERRLLDAEGARDDARAALARAEEHVGDEVATLRADLDLALAARDELQTLLDAEREARELAERRLADVPPAQVIAQIPPVMTSPYTNGRPSLPPLEVAAAQAKAFALSAPTEPDGPPPGFTPDALDDLDRALTKASSPRAAGRAALQALATATGWKGGALWHDAGGVGTFACSETWTAYMSGLEPWETMAWRAHLEDGLVPAAAGSGEAHWADTEEMLACPRSRSAAWAELGTLATVPVVHPDGRVLAVLELVRETRDPADPELLATLTGVAVRLAERLGAIEVELASATGRF encoded by the coding sequence ATGACCGAAGGATCCAGCCCCAACCCCGGCTCGGGCGCCTCACAGCGCCTCGGGCCCCTCGCCGACACCCTGCTCGAGGCGACCCTGCCCGCGTGCGTCCGTGACGCCGCGGGGCGCTACGTGGCGGTCAACCCCGCGTTCGCCGACCTCGTCGGGCTGGAGGCGTCGCGCCTGGTCGGCAAGACCGACAACGCGCTGCAGCCGGCCGACGTCGCCCATCGCGTCGCCGAGCTCGACGCGCTCGTGCTGGAGGCCCACGGCCACCTCGACGCCCGCGAGACCGTCCTGGCCCGCGACGGCCGCCGCGCCATGCGCGCCTGCCGCTTCCCGGTCTACGACGGCGACGAGCCGTGGGCGATCTGCGTCGTCATGGCACCCGGCGACGACATGGCCACCGGACGCCAGCAGCGCGAGCGCCTGCAGGCCTCGGTCGGCCAGGTCGCGACCGCCGGGCTCTCGGCGCCCGCCGAGGAGCTGCTGGCCGAGCGGGAGGCCCGCGCGACCGCCGACGCCGAGGCCTTCGCCGCCCGCGAGGCCCTGGCCGTCGAGCGCGAGGCGCGCCTCGAGGCCGAGATCGCCCAGCGCACCGCGGCCGAGCAGCTGGAGCGCGCGGCCGCCGAGCTCGACGCCCTGCGCGTCGAGGCCGAGCGCGCCGCCGCCGAGCGCGAGGACGCGGCCACGCGCGTCGACGAGCTGAGCGCGCAGCTCGCCTCCGTCAACGACCACTCCTCCTCGCTCGACACCGAGCTGGCCGACGCCCGCGAGCGCGCCGACGGCGCCGAGGCCCGCCTGGCCGAGGCCACGGCGCGCTACGACGACCTCGCGCACGAGCTCAACACCGCCGAGGAGCGCGCCGCGCTGCTCTCCTCCGAGCTCGAGAACGCCCGCACCGGCGACGCCGACCTGCAGCGCCAGGTCGCCGAGCTGGGCGGCCGCTGCGAGGCGTTGCAGGGCGAGCTGCAGGCCGCGGCCTCCCGCCGCGACGCGCTCGACGCCGAGCTGGCCGGCCTGCGCGAGGGCCGCGGCGGCGTCGAGGCCCAACTGGCCGAGGCCGCCGCGCGCCGCGACGAGCTGGAGGCCGAGCTGGCCGAGGTCCGGGCCTCGCGCAAGGAGCTGAAGGGCCGCGCCCGCGACGCCGAGGCCGAGGTCGAGCGCCTGCGCGGCGAGGTCGACGCGCGCGGCGAAGCGCTCGCGCACGCCGAGGCCGCGCTGGCCGCCGCGCCCACCGGCGCCGACCCCGAGGCCCTCGCCGACCTCACCGCCGACCGCGACGCGCTGCGCGCCGAGGTCCACGAGCTGGCCGCTGCCCGCGACGAGGCCGTCACCGGCCGGGACGGCTTCGCCGAGGAGCTCACGACGCTCCACGCCGCGCACGACGACGTCAAGCGGCTGCTGGACCAGACGATCGGCTCCCGCGAGGAGCTGGTCGCCGAGCTGAACGGGCTGCGCGAGCGCCACGACGCCGCCGCCCGCGAGCTGGAGCAGGAGCGCGGCCGCGCCGAGTGGCTCGGCAGCGAGCTGACCGCCGCGCAGGACGCCGCCCGCGCCGCGCAGGAGGCGACCGCCTCCGCCGACGCGCGCCGCGAGGACCTCGAGCGCGCGCTCGGCTCCGCCAACGACCGCACCGAGACGCTGCTGCGCGAGCTGGAGGAGGCCCGCTCCGCGGTCGCCGACGGCGAGCGCCTGACCCTGGCGCTGGACGCCGAGCGCGAGAAGTCCGCCGCCGCGGAGTCGGCGGTCGTCGACGCCCGCGAGCGCGCCGAGTCGCTCGGCCGCGAGCTGGCCGCCGCGCAGGACGCGCTGGCCGCCGCCGACGCGCGCCTGGCCGCCGAGCGCGAGCGCGTCGACGCGCTGGCCGAGGAGGCCGACGCCCGCGTCGCCGCCGAGCGCGAGCGCGCCGCGTCGCTGGAGGAGGAGGCCCTCGCGGTCGCCGCCGGCGGCGAGGCGGCCGTCGAGGAGCTGACCCGCGAGCGCGAGGCGCGCCGCACCGCCGAGCTGGAGCGCGACCGCGTCCGCGACGCCCACGCCCGCACCCGCGAGGCGCTGGACCACCATCGCACGGCGGCCGAGGAGGCCGGCGTCCGCCTGGCCGAGCTGGAGGGCGTGCGCGCCGAGGCCGATCAGCGCCTGGCCGCCGCCGACGCCGCCCGCGAGGAGCTGCTGGCGCGCGCCCACGCCGCCGAGTCCGACCGCGGCGACGCCGGCGAGGCGCTGCGCGCCGCCGAGGCCGCGCGCGACGAGGCCGTCGCCCGCGCCGAGGCGCTGGCCGCCGACGTCGAGGCCGCCGCGCACGCCCGCGACGAGGCCGTCGCCCGGCGCGAGGCCGCCGAGCACACGCGCTCGCAGGCGATCGAGGCGCTGCAGGCCGCCGAGGCCCAGCGCGACGCCGCCCGCGCCGCGGCCGACGCCGGCGAGGCCGAGGCGGTCGCGGTCGCCCACGCCGCGCGCGAGCAGGCCGAGGCCGCGCTGTGGGACCTGCACGCCGAGCGCGACGCGCTCGCCGACCGCCTCTCGGCCGCCGAGACCGCCCTGGCCGCAACGAGCGCGACCGCTGAGGATCTCTCTGCGATCACCGCGCAGCGCGACGCGCTCGCCGAGCAGGTGGCGCAGGCCGAGGCCGCGCACGCCGAGCGCGTGGCCGCCGCCGAGGCGCGCGCCGCCGACGCCCAGGCCACGCTCGCCGCCCAGGCCGACCGGCTCGCCGCCGCCGAGGCCGCCGTCGCCGAGACGCGCGCCCGCGCCGACTCCACCGAGTCGGTCCTCGAACACGCCGACGCCCGGGTCGCCGCCGCCGAGGCGCGCGCCCGCGACGCCGAGGCCGCCCTGGCCCAGGCCTCCGACGTCGCCGGTCGCTCCGACGCGCAGGTCGCCCACGCGCTCGGCCAGGCCCAGGCCGCCGAGGCAGCGCGCCTGGAGGCCGTCGCCGATCTCGGCGCCGCCCACGCCGTCGCCGAGCAGGCCGGCGCGCGCGCCGCGGCCGCCGAGGCCCAGCGCGACGAGGCCACCGCCCACGCCGTCGCCGCGTTCAACGAGCGCGACCGCGCCCTCGCCGCCCGCGACGAGGCGATCGCCCTGCGCGACCGCGCCGCGACCGGCGCCGACGAGCGCCTGGACGACGCCGTCGCGCGCGCCGACCTCGCCGACGCCACCGCCGCCGAGGCGCGTCGCCGCGCCGAGGTCGCCGACCTGCGCGCCGACGACGCGGAGCGCCGGCTGCTGGACGCCGAGGGCGCGCGCGACGACGCCCGCGCGGCGCTGGCCCGCGCCGAGGAGCACGTCGGCGACGAGGTGGCGACGCTGCGCGCCGACCTCGACCTCGCGCTGGCCGCCCGCGACGAGCTCCAGACGCTGCTCGACGCCGAGCGGGAGGCCCGCGAGCTGGCCGAGCGCCGCCTCGCCGACGTCCCGCCGGCGCAGGTCATCGCGCAGATCCCGCCGGTGATGACCTCGCCGTACACGAACGGCCGCCCGTCGCTGCCGCCGCTCGAGGTCGCCGCCGCGCAGGCCAAGGCCTTCGCCTTGTCCGCCCCGACCGAGCCCGACGGCCCGCCGCCCGGCTTCACACCCGACGCGCTCGACGACCTCGACCGCGCCCTGACCAAGGCCTCCTCGCCGCGCGCCGCCGGCCGCGCCGCGCTGCAGGCGCTGGCCACGGCGACCGGCTGGAAGGGCGGTGCGCTCTGGCACGACGCCGGCGGCGTCGGCACCTTCGCGTGCTCGGAGACCTGGACGGCCTACATGTCCGGGTTGGAGCCGTGGGAGACGATGGCCTGGCGCGCGCACCTCGAGGACGGCCTCGTGCCCGCGGCCGCCGGCTCCGGCGAGGCCCACTGGGCCGACACCGAGGAGATGCTGGCCTGCCCGCGCTCCCGCTCCGCCGCCTGGGCCGAGCTGGGCACGCTGGCGACGGTCCCGGTCGTCCATCCCGACGGCCGCGTCCTGGCGGTGCTCGAGCTGGTGCGCGAGACGCGTGACCCGGCCGACCCGGAGCTGCTGGCGACGCTGACCGGCGTCGCCGTCCGTCTCGCCGAGCGCCTCGGGGCGATCGAGGTCGAGCTGGCCTCGGCCACCGGCCGCTTCTAG